From the genome of Candidatus Methylomirabilis tolerans, one region includes:
- the ftsY gene encoding signal recognition particle-docking protein FtsY, translating to MFINDASRRGLFGRFVAGLARTRQGLVGQIERLFGSNAPSVEDLETLEELLIAADFGPALAQQLMTPLRDRLGRRDLSSLDQVEAALKQGILTVLNGTAHPPSSENHQTRPKILLFLGINGSGKTTTIGKFANRLINEGGLVVLAGADTFRAAAIEQLQLWGRRVGADVICHQAGADPSAVVFDAVQAACSRGASHLLIDTAGRLHTKRNLMEELKKIQRVVSRQIPDAPHERILVLDGTSGLNALVQARHFHEAVGLTGLILTKLDGTAKGGVVVAIADQLKLPITYVGLGEGVDDLQPFVPETFTDALFARS from the coding sequence ATGTTTATCAATGACGCTTCACGCCGAGGTCTTTTCGGTCGATTCGTGGCTGGGCTCGCTCGAACCCGCCAGGGGTTGGTCGGGCAGATTGAACGACTTTTCGGCTCCAATGCTCCAAGTGTTGAAGACCTGGAGACACTGGAAGAGCTCCTGATCGCCGCCGATTTCGGCCCGGCGCTGGCACAGCAACTCATGACGCCCCTGCGGGACCGTCTTGGACGTCGAGATCTCAGCAGTCTGGATCAGGTAGAAGCTGCCCTTAAGCAGGGTATTCTTACTGTCCTGAACGGAACAGCCCATCCCCCTTCATCTGAAAACCATCAGACTCGGCCCAAGATCCTGCTCTTTCTCGGAATCAACGGTTCCGGGAAAACCACGACCATCGGGAAATTCGCAAATCGCCTTATCAACGAAGGCGGGCTCGTGGTGTTAGCCGGAGCCGACACCTTTCGGGCGGCGGCCATCGAGCAGCTTCAACTGTGGGGTCGGCGCGTGGGCGCCGATGTGATCTGCCACCAAGCCGGTGCTGATCCCTCTGCCGTAGTGTTCGATGCCGTGCAGGCCGCATGCTCACGCGGCGCAAGCCATCTGCTCATTGATACTGCCGGCCGCCTGCACACCAAACGGAATCTGATGGAGGAACTGAAGAAAATCCAGCGAGTGGTTTCCCGACAGATACCGGATGCGCCTCACGAACGGATCCTGGTGCTGGATGGCACGTCCGGCCTGAACGCGCTGGTCCAGGCAAGGCACTTTCACGAGGCGGTGGGACTGACGGGACTGATCCTGACCAAGCTGGACGGCACCGCAAAAGGAGGCGTCGTCGTCGCGATCGCTGATCAGTTGAAACTCCCAATTACCTACGTCGGCCTGGGCGAGGGCGTTGACGACCTGCAGCCGTTTGTCCCGGAGACCTTTACGGACGCCCTGTTCGCGAGGTCCTAG